Proteins encoded by one window of Pecten maximus chromosome 15, xPecMax1.1, whole genome shotgun sequence:
- the LOC117343642 gene encoding uncharacterized protein LOC117343642 isoform X2, with translation MDESLSLDIDAAPISDEENESADQHVSTAGHLYSGNLPTGMTYSFINQLFSPKEREKYICKIKCINEAKPKYSALLSHFQEFGDVLMVCTGEDFDNAEKYCEFLKTLEMRGGPEQSGVTVKASMEIDEVISGSRKFAGFADVSKRFTYIFLYISKQSLNDKEYRSLQQDCLLQEGKEDSLVLVYADGVECNDIPSHLKPLMSVRECDKSNDIKSALIKKLESKLYIREANEKNLCIEIVQSLESLFR, from the exons ATGGATGAAAGCTTGTCCTTGGATATTGATGCTGCTCCAATTAGTGATGAGGAAAATGAGTCTGCAGACCAGCATGTTTCCACAGCTGGACATCTTTATAGTG GAAATTTACCGACTGGTATGACTTACAGCTTTATCAACCAGTTATTTTCACCGAAGGAACGTGAAAAATATATCTGCAAGATCAAATGCATCAATGAAGCCAAACCAAAATATTCAGCACTCCTTAGTCATTTTCAAGAATTTGGTGATGTTCTGATGGTGTGCACTGGAGAAGATTTCGACAATGCTGAGAAATACTGCGAGTTTCTGAAGACACTAGAAATGCGTGGAGGACCAGAGCAATCCGGAGTCACTGTGAAAGCATCAATGGAGATTGATGAAGTTATTTCTGGGAGTAGAAAATTTGCTGGATTTGCCGATGTTTCAAAAAGATTTACCTAtatctttctgtatatatcaaaacaatcCTTGAATGATAAAGAATATCGCTCTCTACAACAGGATTGTCTCTTACAAGAAGGAAAAGAAGACAGTCTAGTTCTAGTTTATGCTGATGGTGTTGAGTGTAATGACATTCCATCACATTTGAAACCTCTAATGAGTGTCAGAGAATGTGATAAATCAAATGACATAAAGAGTGCTCTCATAAAAAAACTTGaaagtaaactttatatacGTGAGGCCAATGAGAAAAACTTATGCATAGAAATTGTTCAGAGTTTAGAATCATTGTTCAGATGA
- the LOC117343642 gene encoding 26S proteasome non-ATPase regulatory subunit 10-like isoform X1, whose amino-acid sequence MDVDELIVPGEIREEQEGCPDDTCHVGLISAIHAKDTDRAIVILELGCQQVTLDSGLCWASRYGDVEMVSLLLQNGANPNAEVWGGFTPLIWATIYAPTVETVLNLIIAGADVNHSSAKRRQTALHAAVVREKVELVSALVEGGANLDSRDYLHKTPLMHAVQRGAISCVKLLVYYNCDVTLTGWVDGVCVSPLLQALASGDLEITRVLVLAGARFDRPAISQTLTYGEFYATLERELKLEVRPVYLQQHCRVRIRHLLKPGFLQKLRQIGLPPLLHRYLLINEMDV is encoded by the coding sequence ATGGATGTGGATGAGCTTATCGTCCCAGGGGAGATCAGGGAGGAACAAGAAGGATGTCCGGACGACACATGTCACGTGGGACTAATATCGGCTATACACGCCAAAGATACCGACCGCGCCATCGTTATTCTGGAATTAGGATGCCAGCAAGTGACGTTGGACTCGGGTCTTTGCTGGGCCAGTCGTTATGGCGATGTTGAAATGGTGTCGCTCCTGTTGCAGAACGGCGCCAATCCGAACGCTGAGGTATGGGGTGGGTTTACTCCTCTCATTTGGGCAACAATTTATGCACCAACAGTTGAAACCGTTTTGAATCTCATTATCGCTGGAGCCGACGTCAACCATTCAAGCGCAAAACGTCGACAGACGGCTTTGCATGCCGCAGTAGTACGCGAGAAAGTCGAGCTTGTGAGCGCTCTAGTGGAAGGTGGGGCAAACCTTGACTCACGTGACTACCTACACAAGACGCCACTTATGCATGCAGTGCAGCGCGGAGCCATCTCGTGCGTGAAACTGCTTGTCTACTACAACTGTGACGTCACTCTGACCGGGTGGGTGGATGGTGTCTGTGTATCACCTTTGCTCCAAGCTTTAGCTAGTGGTGATCTCGAGATCACGCGTGTTCTCGTTCTCGCGGGAGCCCGGTTCGACAGGCCTGCTATCTCTCAGACGCTTACATACGGCGAGTTTTACGCAACACTGGAGCGAGAACTGAAGCTTGAGGTTCGTCCGGTGTATCTACAACAACATTGTCGGGTCCGGATACGTCACCTTCTCAAACCCGGATTTCTTCAAAAACTGAGACAGATAGGCTTGCCTCCCCTTCTCCATCGCTACCTCCTGATCAATGAGATGGACGTTTGA